TCTAGGCTGTCGAACCAATCAGTATGAATCCCAAGCCTATCGGGACCAGTTAATTAAGATGGGTTTTTCTGAGGTGATCGGTGAGGAGGCGGCTGATATTTGTATTGTCAATACCTGTACCGTCACCGAGTCTGCCGATCAGCGCAGTCGTTATCAAATCAATCAATTTGCAAAAAAAAATCCCACCTCGCGCATTGTTGTTACCGGGTGCTTAGCGGAAAGGGCCAAAGAAGATCTTCAAAATATGCCCGGCGTATCTGCCGTGATTTCCAATTTGGAAAAAGAAGAGCTCATTGCTCAAATGTTTCCGGGCGAAGATGTCCCGGAGTTTTCAATTGAACACTTTCATGCCCATACACGCGCATTCGTCAAAATCCAAGATGGGTGTAATTCTTTTTGCTCTTACTGCATTATTCCCTATGTTAGAGGGCGCTCGCGCAGCAAAAAAACAAAAGATATTCTTCGAGAGATCGAGGGCTTAGTCGCCAATGGTTTTAAAGAGGTTGTTCTCACAGGTGTCAATATTGGAGATTTTGATGGGGGAGTGGCCCGCAAAGAACCTAAGGATCGGCTCTCAGACCTCGTACGGCTGGTTGATGAGATCGATGGCCTTGAGAGAATTCGCATCTCATCGATTGATCCCGATGAAGTGGATGATGATCTTTTAAGGGCGGTGATTGAAGGGAAAAAAACATGTCATAGCATGCATGTTGTCTTGCAGGCAGGTTCAAATGTCACCTTAAAAAAGATGAACCGCAAATATACGCGAGAAGAGTACTATGATGCGGTCTACCGCTTAAAGAGTGCCTGTCCCGACTTCACATTTACGACAGATATTATCGTTGGTTTCCCCGGTGAGACTGAGAGAGATTTTCAAGAAACACTGAGTGTGATGCGCGATATTAAGTTTGCTAAGGTACATATGTTTCCTTATAGCTCAAGACCGGGAACGCGCGCATCTCGCTTTATTAATCATCTTCCCAAAGAGGTGATTGAAGAGCGGCGTCAACTTGTTTTAAGAGAAGCGGAGAAAATAGCTTTTGAGCTGCGCGAGCCATTTGTCGGGCGAACAATGAAGATTCTCTTAGAAAATGTGGATGCAACGGATCCCGATTGGATCAGTGGGCATACGGATAATTTCT
The Simkaniaceae bacterium genome window above contains:
- the mtaB gene encoding tRNA (N(6)-L-threonylcarbamoyladenosine(37)-C(2))-methylthiotransferase MtaB, translated to MRNQSFKVVTLGCRTNQYESQAYRDQLIKMGFSEVIGEEAADICIVNTCTVTESADQRSRYQINQFAKKNPTSRIVVTGCLAERAKEDLQNMPGVSAVISNLEKEELIAQMFPGEDVPEFSIEHFHAHTRAFVKIQDGCNSFCSYCIIPYVRGRSRSKKTKDILREIEGLVANGFKEVVLTGVNIGDFDGGVARKEPKDRLSDLVRLVDEIDGLERIRISSIDPDEVDDDLLRAVIEGKKTCHSMHVVLQAGSNVTLKKMNRKYTREEYYDAVYRLKSACPDFTFTTDIIVGFPGETERDFQETLSVMRDIKFAKVHMFPYSSRPGTRASRFINHLPKEVIEERRQLVLREAEKIAFELREPFVGRTMKILLENVDATDPDWISGHTDNFLHVKIPKMGYRPNEIIEVVLEENTPEGFIGQVVFPVQAYVHN